GGATCCCCGCGCCCACCAGAAGCGCATTGCGCATGCCATCGGCCACCAGGGCGCGAAGTGGGGCGCTCACCAGTCCGTCCTCGGCGGTGACGGTGGCGGGGATCGTCATGGCCACGACGGTACTGAGCAGCGCGCCGCCGAGCGCGCCGCCCGAGTAGCGCGACACATTGGGCAGCGACGACGCCACGCCGAGGCGGTCCTCCGGCACCTCGTGGATGACCGTGGTGGTGACCGGCGCGGTGGAGACCGCAAGGCCCAGGGCCAGCAGCACCATTCCGGGCAGCACCGCGTAGTAGGCCTCGAACCCGAACCCGTACGCCAGCGCTAGCGCGCCGGCGGCCGCGAGCACCAGCGACACCCGCATCATGCGATCGCTGCCCAACCGCGTGAGGAGGCGGCCCGACGCCGGCGACCCCACCATGAACGACAGCGCCACGGGGGTGATGGCCAGCGACAGCATTACGTCGTTGTAGCCCAGCACGGCCGTGAAGTAGAACGGCAGCAGCAACAGCGTGCCGAACATCGTGGCGCCCACGCAGAAGCCGGCGATGTTGGGATTGCGCACGGTGCGCAGGCGGAACAGCCCGAGGTCGAGCATGGGATCGGACGCGCGGGTCTCGCGCCAGCAGAACAGCGCCAGCCCAAGCACCCCCAGGGCCAGCACGCCCAGCGTCTTGCCCGACGCCCACCCCCAACTCGAGGCGCTGGTGAGGGCGGTGAGTATGGGGAAGAGCCCGAGGGCCGCGAGCACGGCGCCCGCGAGGTCGAAGGGCCGCTTGGGCCCGGGCGGCCTACGGTGCATCACCAGCGCGGCGCCGATGAGCACCAGGGCGCCCACCACCGGGGTGAACCAGAACACGCTGCGCCAGCCCGCGATGCCCACGAGCACGCCCGCGATGTTGAGCGAGACGACCGGGGCCACCGTGATGATGGCCGTCAGTATCCCGATGGCCAGCCCGCGCTGGTGCGGCGGGAAGAGGATCGCCGCGTAGGCGTACGCGGTAGGGGCCATGGCCGAGGCCCCCACGCCCTGGAGGATGCGGAACACCACCAGCGACGGCTCATTCCAGGCGAGCGCGCACAGCACCGAGGCCAGCACCATCACCAGCACGCCCATCACGAAGATGCGGCGCCTGCCGTACAGGTCGCCGGCGCGACCCGCGATTGGCAGCAGCACCGCCTGGGTGACGAGGAAGCCCGTCACCACCCAGCCCGCCGTGGATACGTTGGCGTCGAAGTCGCGCGAGATATCCGGCAGCGCGATATTGACGATGCTGATGTTCAGCACCGAGAGCATCATGCCGCCGGCCACCACCGTCATGGCCATCCACCGCCACCGCGGGCTC
The nucleotide sequence above comes from Actinomycetota bacterium. Encoded proteins:
- a CDS encoding DHA2 family efflux MFS transporter permease subunit encodes the protein MRETLLPARLRAIRARLRASPRWRWMAMTVVAGGMMLSVLNISIVNIALPDISRDFDANVSTAGWVVTGFLVTQAVLLPIAGRAGDLYGRRRIFVMGVLVMVLASVLCALAWNEPSLVVFRILQGVGASAMAPTAYAYAAILFPPHQRGLAIGILTAIITVAPVVSLNIAGVLVGIAGWRSVFWFTPVVGALVLIGAALVMHRRPPGPKRPFDLAGAVLAALGLFPILTALTSASSWGWASGKTLGVLALGVLGLALFCWRETRASDPMLDLGLFRLRTVRNPNIAGFCVGATMFGTLLLLPFYFTAVLGYNDVMLSLAITPVALSFMVGSPASGRLLTRLGSDRMMRVSLVLAAAGALALAYGFGFEAYYAVLPGMVLLALGLAVSTAPVTTTVIHEVPEDRLGVASSLPNVSRYSGGALGGALLSTVVAMTIPATVTAEDGLVSAPLRALVADGMRNALLVGAGILVLGAIAAFRVPRVIGPGATIVARVSGTGPGGSR